A window of the Canis lupus baileyi chromosome 1, mCanLup2.hap1, whole genome shotgun sequence genome harbors these coding sequences:
- the PLAGL1 gene encoding zinc finger protein PLAGL1 isoform X2, translated as MWESRKQSSWHMATHSPQKSHQCAHCEKTFNRKDHLKNHLQTHDPNKMAFGCEECGKKYNTMLGYKRHLALHAASSGDLTCGVCALELGSTEVLLDHLKAHAEEKPPSGTKEKKHQCDHCERCFYTRKDVRRHLVVHTGCKDFLCQFCAQRFGRKDHLTRHTKKTHSQELMKESLQSGDLLSTFHSISPQFQLKAAPLSPYPLGAPAQNGLASSLPAEVHSHPHNPSDQTSQPVQPLPEPLAPLHPVTSPSSPPPPLQNHKYNTSSTSYSPLASLPLKTDTKGFCNINLLEDLPLQEPQSPHKLTPGFDLAKGSAGKVNLPKELPADAVNLTIPASLDISPLLGFWQLPPPATQNAFGNSTLTLGPGESLPHRLGCLGQQQQDPSLAMSTMSLGQLPLPPIPHVFPAGTGSAILPHFHHAFR; from the coding sequence GCACATGGCTACCCATTCGCCCCAGAAATCTCACCAGTGTGCTCACTGTGAGAAGACATTCAACCGGAAAGACCACCTAAAAAACCACctccaaactcatgaccccaacaAAATGGCCTTTGGGTGTGAGGAGTGTGGGAAGAAGTACAACACCATGCTGGGCTACAAGAGGCACCTGGCCCTCCATGCGGCCAGCAGCGGCGACCTCACCTGTGGGGTCTGTGCCCTGGAGCTAGGGAGCACGGAGGTGCTGCTGGACCACCTCAAAGCCCATGCTGAAGAGAAGCCCCCCAGCGGAACCAAGGAAAAGAAGCACCAGTGCGACCACTGTGAGAGATGCTTCTACACCCGGAAAGACGTGCGGCGCCACCTGGTGGTCCACACAGGCTGCAAGGACTTCCTGTGCCAGTTCTGTGCCCAGCGATTTGGGCGCAAAGACCACCTCACACGACATACCAAGAAGACACACTCACAGGAGCTGATGAAAGAGAGTCTTCAGTCTGGAGACCTTCTGAGCACCTTCCACTCCATCTCTCCCCAATTTCAATTGAAGGCTGCCCCGTTGTCTCCTTACCCTTTAGGAGCTCCTGCACAGAACGGGCTTGCAAGTAGCTTGCCAGCTGAGGTACACAGCCACCCCCACAACCCCTCGGATCAAACCTCCCAGCCTGTACAACCGCTGCCAGAGCCCCTCGCCCCCCTCCACCCCGTAACATCTCCCAGctctcctcccccgcccctccagaATCACAAGTACAACACCAGTTCTACCTCATACTCTCCACTTGCAAGCCTGCCCCTCAAAACAGATACTAAAGGATTTTGCAATATCAATTTGCTTGAGGACTTGCCTCTGCAAGAGCCTCAGTCACCTCACAAGCTCACCCCAGGTTTTGATCTGGCTAAGGGAAGTGCTGGTAAAGTAAACCTGCCCAAGGAGCTACCTGCGGATGCTGTGAACCTAACAATACCTGCCTCTTTGGACATTTCCCCCCTCTTGGGCTTCTGGCAGCTGCCCCCACCTGCTACCCAAAATGCTTTTGGGAATAGCACTCtcaccctggggcctggggagtcTCTGCCCCACAGGTTAGGCTGTCTGGGGCAACAACAACAAGACCCCTCGCTAGCCATGAGCACCATGAGCCTGGGccagcttcctcttcctcccatccCCCATGTTTTCCCAGCTGGCACTGGCTCTGCCATCCTGCCTCATTTCCATCATGCATTCAGATGA
- the PLAGL1 gene encoding zinc finger protein PLAGL1 isoform X4, whose protein sequence is MATHSPQKSHQCAHCEKTFNRKDHLKNHLQTHDPNKMAFGCEECGKKYNTMLGYKRHLALHAASSGDLTCGVCALELGSTEVLLDHLKAHAEEKPPSGTKEKKHQCDHCERCFYTRKDVRRHLVVHTGCKDFLCQFCAQRFGRKDHLTRHTKKTHSQELMKESLQSGDLLSTFHSISPQFQLKAAPLSPYPLGAPAQNGLASSLPAEVHSHPHNPSDQTSQPVQPLPEPLAPLHPVTSPSSPPPPLQNHKYNTSSTSYSPLASLPLKTDTKGFCNINLLEDLPLQEPQSPHKLTPGFDLAKGSAGKVNLPKELPADAVNLTIPASLDISPLLGFWQLPPPATQNAFGNSTLTLGPGESLPHRLGCLGQQQQDPSLAMSTMSLGQLPLPPIPHVFPAGTGSAILPHFHHAFR, encoded by the coding sequence ATGGCTACCCATTCGCCCCAGAAATCTCACCAGTGTGCTCACTGTGAGAAGACATTCAACCGGAAAGACCACCTAAAAAACCACctccaaactcatgaccccaacaAAATGGCCTTTGGGTGTGAGGAGTGTGGGAAGAAGTACAACACCATGCTGGGCTACAAGAGGCACCTGGCCCTCCATGCGGCCAGCAGCGGCGACCTCACCTGTGGGGTCTGTGCCCTGGAGCTAGGGAGCACGGAGGTGCTGCTGGACCACCTCAAAGCCCATGCTGAAGAGAAGCCCCCCAGCGGAACCAAGGAAAAGAAGCACCAGTGCGACCACTGTGAGAGATGCTTCTACACCCGGAAAGACGTGCGGCGCCACCTGGTGGTCCACACAGGCTGCAAGGACTTCCTGTGCCAGTTCTGTGCCCAGCGATTTGGGCGCAAAGACCACCTCACACGACATACCAAGAAGACACACTCACAGGAGCTGATGAAAGAGAGTCTTCAGTCTGGAGACCTTCTGAGCACCTTCCACTCCATCTCTCCCCAATTTCAATTGAAGGCTGCCCCGTTGTCTCCTTACCCTTTAGGAGCTCCTGCACAGAACGGGCTTGCAAGTAGCTTGCCAGCTGAGGTACACAGCCACCCCCACAACCCCTCGGATCAAACCTCCCAGCCTGTACAACCGCTGCCAGAGCCCCTCGCCCCCCTCCACCCCGTAACATCTCCCAGctctcctcccccgcccctccagaATCACAAGTACAACACCAGTTCTACCTCATACTCTCCACTTGCAAGCCTGCCCCTCAAAACAGATACTAAAGGATTTTGCAATATCAATTTGCTTGAGGACTTGCCTCTGCAAGAGCCTCAGTCACCTCACAAGCTCACCCCAGGTTTTGATCTGGCTAAGGGAAGTGCTGGTAAAGTAAACCTGCCCAAGGAGCTACCTGCGGATGCTGTGAACCTAACAATACCTGCCTCTTTGGACATTTCCCCCCTCTTGGGCTTCTGGCAGCTGCCCCCACCTGCTACCCAAAATGCTTTTGGGAATAGCACTCtcaccctggggcctggggagtcTCTGCCCCACAGGTTAGGCTGTCTGGGGCAACAACAACAAGACCCCTCGCTAGCCATGAGCACCATGAGCCTGGGccagcttcctcttcctcccatccCCCATGTTTTCCCAGCTGGCACTGGCTCTGCCATCCTGCCTCATTTCCATCATGCATTCAGATGA
- the PLAGL1 gene encoding zinc finger protein PLAGL1 isoform X3: MIEMTGIRHMATHSPQKSHQCAHCEKTFNRKDHLKNHLQTHDPNKMAFGCEECGKKYNTMLGYKRHLALHAASSGDLTCGVCALELGSTEVLLDHLKAHAEEKPPSGTKEKKHQCDHCERCFYTRKDVRRHLVVHTGCKDFLCQFCAQRFGRKDHLTRHTKKTHSQELMKESLQSGDLLSTFHSISPQFQLKAAPLSPYPLGAPAQNGLASSLPAEVHSHPHNPSDQTSQPVQPLPEPLAPLHPVTSPSSPPPPLQNHKYNTSSTSYSPLASLPLKTDTKGFCNINLLEDLPLQEPQSPHKLTPGFDLAKGSAGKVNLPKELPADAVNLTIPASLDISPLLGFWQLPPPATQNAFGNSTLTLGPGESLPHRLGCLGQQQQDPSLAMSTMSLGQLPLPPIPHVFPAGTGSAILPHFHHAFR; this comes from the coding sequence GCACATGGCTACCCATTCGCCCCAGAAATCTCACCAGTGTGCTCACTGTGAGAAGACATTCAACCGGAAAGACCACCTAAAAAACCACctccaaactcatgaccccaacaAAATGGCCTTTGGGTGTGAGGAGTGTGGGAAGAAGTACAACACCATGCTGGGCTACAAGAGGCACCTGGCCCTCCATGCGGCCAGCAGCGGCGACCTCACCTGTGGGGTCTGTGCCCTGGAGCTAGGGAGCACGGAGGTGCTGCTGGACCACCTCAAAGCCCATGCTGAAGAGAAGCCCCCCAGCGGAACCAAGGAAAAGAAGCACCAGTGCGACCACTGTGAGAGATGCTTCTACACCCGGAAAGACGTGCGGCGCCACCTGGTGGTCCACACAGGCTGCAAGGACTTCCTGTGCCAGTTCTGTGCCCAGCGATTTGGGCGCAAAGACCACCTCACACGACATACCAAGAAGACACACTCACAGGAGCTGATGAAAGAGAGTCTTCAGTCTGGAGACCTTCTGAGCACCTTCCACTCCATCTCTCCCCAATTTCAATTGAAGGCTGCCCCGTTGTCTCCTTACCCTTTAGGAGCTCCTGCACAGAACGGGCTTGCAAGTAGCTTGCCAGCTGAGGTACACAGCCACCCCCACAACCCCTCGGATCAAACCTCCCAGCCTGTACAACCGCTGCCAGAGCCCCTCGCCCCCCTCCACCCCGTAACATCTCCCAGctctcctcccccgcccctccagaATCACAAGTACAACACCAGTTCTACCTCATACTCTCCACTTGCAAGCCTGCCCCTCAAAACAGATACTAAAGGATTTTGCAATATCAATTTGCTTGAGGACTTGCCTCTGCAAGAGCCTCAGTCACCTCACAAGCTCACCCCAGGTTTTGATCTGGCTAAGGGAAGTGCTGGTAAAGTAAACCTGCCCAAGGAGCTACCTGCGGATGCTGTGAACCTAACAATACCTGCCTCTTTGGACATTTCCCCCCTCTTGGGCTTCTGGCAGCTGCCCCCACCTGCTACCCAAAATGCTTTTGGGAATAGCACTCtcaccctggggcctggggagtcTCTGCCCCACAGGTTAGGCTGTCTGGGGCAACAACAACAAGACCCCTCGCTAGCCATGAGCACCATGAGCCTGGGccagcttcctcttcctcccatccCCCATGTTTTCCCAGCTGGCACTGGCTCTGCCATCCTGCCTCATTTCCATCATGCATTCAGATGA